agtttgaaagtaagggctatttgaccatgaaggagagtgatggggtgctgcgccagatgacctggcctccacagtcaccggacctgaacccaatcgagatggtttggggtgagctggaccgcagagtgaaggcaaaagggccaacaagtgctaagcatctctgggaactccttcaagactgttggaagaccatttcaggggactacctcttgaagctcatcaagagaatgccaagagtgtgcaaagcagtaatcaaagcaaaaggtggctactttgaagaacctagaatatgacatattttcagttgtttcacacttgtttgttatgtatataattccacatgtgttaattcatagttttgatgccttcatagtcatgaaaataaagaaaactctttgaatgagaaggtgtgtccaaacttttggtctgtactgtatattcacatTGTGTGCAATGACATATACCGTTAAatacatttttggcaaaataaagACGACTTACGGTCTCATCTCCATCACAGGACGTAAAAAACTGAGCTGTTCGGTATAAATGTATGGCCTTTTTTTCGATGACCCATCTCCACTGCGGCCCTTGTCAGTAAGCTCCCTCCGGAACTGGTCCCTGCAGCTATTCCACCGAACTTTGATGTTTTTAACTGTGAAAACAACCATCAAAAGTTATACAAGATTtgcttgtccaaaaaaaaaaaaaaaacaacctaagTGTTcctaaaaatataacaataataagACAAAAGAATACTGGACAGGACAGAGTGCAGTCGGGCAGTTGTGGGTGTAAGATAATGGTTGACAATTACTGGAAGGCAGAATTTATTTGAAGATTGACTTTAAAAAATTGTATTTTCTGATTTTGGAAGTAGACAGATGTTTCATGATCTATTCCAACATGGCACATGTGTCCaaacttccaaaaaaaaaaacaggcacagTATACATTACAACGATGGCCAGTAGGTAAGGTCAgaacagacattaaaacatgGTGTGGCGTTGAAAAAAGGTCATGGAATTTGCAAAAAACATAGACACAGTGGCATACAGAGAAATGACTGGCCACAATCACAAATGTTAAAAGGAGGCCCCCATACCACAGTAATTTGTTTGAAGCACCTTCCTTTCAAGCCTCCTCCAGTCCTGTGGCTAGTAATGAGCACTCTAATATCTCTGGCCGCAGTTTCTACATGTTtacacactgtctatactgttactgtatatatGAATGTGCTAAAACTGTTGAGGGGTCCCTGACAAAGTATTTAAATCCTCCTCGTCCTTCTCCCGGATAGGCCACTTCAGGGTGATGGTCAAAATGTAGCTGCTtcacctgcttcccctatagctaggcCCCTACATGTACATACcgctaaagcagggatgctcaatgtgcgtcccttcagctgttgcaaactgacaactcccagcaggcctacagctacagcagggcatggtgggagatgttgtttaacaacagctggagggccacatgttgagcatccctgcagtACACAATTAAACCTTGCCTTAAAAGGAACATGATTCTGCAGTCTCTGAAGTACTTCACTATATCATAAGGGACAACACAACAACCAAACCACAAAACGACATTGCTTGCACGTACCTAGTTCTGCACGACCTCGGTGATCCGCTTTATCCCATTCTCGTGGCTTTAAGCGACGGGCCACTTTCTCCCACGAAATTTCCTTCCGCACACGGTCCTGATACGCAGGGGACCGTGTGTCCCATAGCTCAGGCCTTTCATGGACCATAGTAATAAGTTTGTCCACATTCCATTTGGGCATTCTTAGCTGTCACAGTGAACTTTCCAAAATATGACAAGGGAAAATATGTCTGTGCCAAATCACCTCACAAACAAGGTTTGCCAATCGTCTAGTTTGAACttcctgtctttttttatttttttattgctcaaAGGACTTGGAGACAGGTTTCCAGGcaaccgatccgcaaaaaaaacgcacgCGGATGACCAACGGAAGGCTTAAAATGTGCATCCGcgattttcgcggacccattgacttgaatgggtccacgaaccgttatccgtggaaaaaataggaccggtcttatttttttcacggactgaaaccacggatcacggtcgcggatgacaaacggtgccttTTCCGAttattccacggacccattgaaagtcaatgggtccgcgaaaaaaaacggaaaacggaacaacggccgcgaatgcacacaactgtcgtgtgcatgaggcctaaagctgtattATCATaaacctggaaaacctcttttggTGCTgctacactatgggggtcatttattaaaactggcaGTTTAGAAGCCGGTCTCAATAACCCTGCACTGGCACATAatgtgcctaagttatgtagaggctcggcctctacataacttaagcGTATCCACCGCCAGTGTACAAGatttaaatctacgccagctcccttgctggcatagatttagatcattttctataccaaaaactggcataaaaatgaaaaaatgagacaggcctgccggacCACcctcttccccgcccatgcccccttttttagaatTGGCGTATGTGGAGTGGATGGGGAAGAAGTCACACACTTTGCCGCAAATCACCTTACAACAAAATCTGTACCgaatatacgccaaaaagtggcatatatttggttgtggtgtttttttataaaaacacaaACCCTAAATTAATGGGTCAATAATTATAAGTGTAGGGCAACCTTATAAACAGAATATATAACAACAAAAATGGGTGACCTTGTTAAAGCTTAACTTTAAATCAACAATAAAAATAAGATAATAGCCCATAGGTACAATAATATTCAAAAATATGTGCTGCACGAGTGTGCCTTAATTACCAGTGCTCACTAAAAAAGGGTACAGTCTTACCACAGGGTCACAAAGTGGTGCCACCATTAGGGTCTCCAGGATCCAAGTGCTGGGTCTCTGACCCTATctcaccctacttggcttggactTATACCTATCAAAGGAGTACAACGATCACCCTATTGAGGGTGACCCCAGTGGTCAAAAATAACTCACCTACCTGGGTATCCCTACTAATTCCCCTACGCAGCctagtgactgcccagcttcgtcagtaGAGGTGAAGAGAGATCCCAATGTTGGACCTGTTCATCCCTATGCGTTTCACTGGCCGTCGccagatcatcaggggaccatCAATCCAGGCATCCAGGCTGAGTCTACTGAAGTTGTAGTGAAAAAGACATCACACATGTAGTGCAAAACCACGTGCCGGGGGGAGGAGTCTGGGTCCTCATAAACCCATGTGGGACGCCAGTAAAATTAGGATGCCATACGCACCTCTAACCTCTGCCAGTGACACCAGGCAAACCTGTGTCTGGTGCTGGCCTCCAAGTTTTGCACTACATGTCTGATGTCTTTTTCACTACAACTTCAGTAGACTCAGCCTGGATGCCTGGATTGatggtcccctgatgatctggCAACGTCTTACCACCAGATCATCAGGGGACCCTGTGGTAAGACTGTTCCCTTTTTTACTGAGCACTGGTAATTAAGGCACACTCGTGCATCACATATTTTTGAATATTATTGTACCTATGGGTTACTATGTTATATTTATTGTTGATTAAAAGTTAAGCTTTAACAAGGTCACCCATTTTTGTTGTTATATATGTGTTGTTTTTTAGGTCCGAAGAAATGCATTCAAAAACACTTTTGTAGTTTTTTTAGGGATTTTGTGACGTTTGTGCCCAAACAGTGTGTTTAAGCTTCTGGtattgtaatgttttttttttttttttgcattgcttgCATGTTTACATGGGAAAGTATATACCTTACTTTGATATCAATGCCTATGTAGAGCAGTATGAAAAAAAtgcactggtaaaaaaaaattcattggaAAAATGCCacacacatttattaatactgtctAATAGACAGTATAAACTTAGATTAGACCGTCATGCCAGCTTTATCCCAATAAATGATGTTgggtgataaatctggcacactTATGTGATCTATATGTGATCCTTTTGTTCTACATAATAGATGTTAGATGGAAGTCTGACATGTATgtctagattaaaaaaaaaaataattctattggCTGAAGTGTGTGATTAAAAGAAATGAATGCACATACCATCTGTAGCAACTTGTGTATCAAACCAAGTAAAGTGTTTGTGATCTTAAGATCTTTTATATAGTTAAATAGATATAAACTCTAATCAGTGCTGAAGatagatgttaaaggggttctgcactttgttttaactgatgatctatcctctggatagatcatcagtatctgattggcaggggtccgacacccgggacacccgccgatcagctgtttgagaaggcagtggcgctatagcagcgccgcggccttctcactgtttaccgctggcccagtgacgtcacgactagtatcaactagtgtgggcggggctaagctctgttcacttgaatggagcttagcgccGCCCAtgttagttgatactagtcgtgatgtcactgggcctgcggtaaacagtgagaaggccgcggcgctgctggagcccgctgccttcttaaacagctgatcggcgggggtcctgggtgtcggacccccgctgatcagctgctgatctatccagaggatagatcatcagttaaaacaaagtgcagaacccctttaaggatttgtTACCTAAAGTATACTAATACCTGATATTCATGGAAAAATCAATATATTGAACAGTATTTAAAAATGGGATGATCTTGAAGAGGGGACTTGTTCTCAATTAATTGAAAACATCTCTTTAGTGGCCTCTCGTGTAAATTCTTAACACAATAGTAATTCGTCCCCACTACTACATATATAGACAGTTTAGTGTATGGTTTCTAGAAGACTGCAAGGCACAGCGCAGacttctgaaatgtgcacagcagTCAGCATCTTTGTCTCATGCAGCTTTCCAATGGCCATGTCACATGTCATGACAATGTAGAGGATAcattagggaaaaaaaatatatatatatagttcatgGTTTGTCTACAATACATTTTTGTAGATTCCAGGTAATAGAAATGCTTAACCCAGAAAGCAACACAGAAAACTGATGTCATAAACATaagttttattatgttttatataCTAAATGGTAAGTTTACTGCATGTCATATGTTACATGTAATGCTTTGTACActttaaagccatttttttttattatcaattTAGATGTATTTTgagttaaaaagttttttttattataaatgttgCTTTGTTTGGCTTTTGTAGTGAAGTTTCACAGTAGCACACCATCCTTTTCCCTCAAACTTTGATGTGGCCATAAAtcagcttaggcctctttcacacttgcgttgttgggatccggcatgcacttccgttgccggaggtgcctgccggatccggaaaaacgcaagtgtactgaaagcatttgaagacggaaccgtcttccaaatgctttcagtgttactatggcacccaggacgctattaaagtcctggttgccatagtaggagcggggagcgggggagcggtatacttacagtccgtgcggctcccggggcgctccagaatgacgtcagagcgccccatgcgcatggacgacgtgatccatgcgatcacgtgatccatgcgcttggggcgccctgacgtcactctggagcgccccgggagccgcacggacagtaagtacactgctcccccgctccccgctacacttaccatggctgtcaggactttagcgtcccggcagccatggtaaccactctgaaaaagctaaatgtcggctccggcaatgcgccgaaacgacgtttagcttaaggccggatccggatcaatgcctttcaatgggcattaattccggatccggccttgcggcaagtgttccggatttttggccggagcaaaaagcgcagcatgctgcggtattttctccggccaacaaacgttccgtaccggaactgaagacatcctgatgcatcctgaacggattactctccattcagaatgcattaggataatcctgatcaggatttttccggcatagagccccgacgacggaactctatgccggaagacaataacgcaggtgtgaaagagcccttagaagatCATTCAGGAGAAATCAGAGAGGGCTGGGAGAGCAGGCTGTCAGATGACCAGTCTGACGAATTTTTCACAGAATGACTTTGTGCAGCTGGCTATGTAGTATGAAACATACAAGCTGCAAAAgcgcaacatttttaataaaaatctatcaaaaactgtattttagtccaaaatacataaaaattaataataataattagacgGCTCAGAATTTGTCTATAGCCTTTAGGACTATTAAGAGACTGTGGCAATGTTCCAGTGTAAAACTGTTCTGTTCTGCTCCTAATGGCTTCACCACAGTTTACGTCTCTTCCTTTAGACAATGTTGCTATGTTGTTAGTTTACATTTTTGAAAGGCTCTGTGGTGTCCCTTCTACTGCAGTGTCCTCATTAGAATTAGACCACACACACTGTGTCTCCTGGTGAATAGAGTCCAGCAAATTCCAGGATGAGCTGCTGTCTACTTCATAGGAGTTATCTTCTAGAGCTTTGTCATTTGGCTCCTCCAAACTTCTTACTCTTTTGAAACTTTTGCAGCCTCTGCATTCTCCATTGCTTTTCTCTCTCTCTGACTTTCGTTGAGGTAGTTTCCAATCAATTTCAGCATTAATCTCCTGGCATTGTATCACATATATGCTTTCTATACATTCTTTTCCATCTTTCCTGAGGTCACTTTCATTAGCTCCTGCTGTAGTGAGCACAGCATATGTTCTACTCTCAATGTCTTTCCCTGTATTGTCTCTTTGGTTTTTATTAATCCCAAGCCTTTTCATGTATTCCGTAGAATTTTGGTCATCCTTGTTCCTCTGTACAGTTGTCCGCTCTTCTGTATCAGTTACTTGCCCTTTTTCCTCCTTAACAACTAAGAGATTGCCTAAGCTACCATTGGCTTTAGCGTCTTCAGCTGAAATAACAGCAAGATTGCTGCGTTTTCTGTGCGGTGGAGGCCCCGACAGGCTGGCAGGTACACGTCTCAAACATGCACATGAAAGTTTTGTCAGCATTAAAGTCAGTTTCCTCTGATAATTATCACAGGCCAAGAAGTACAAGATGGGGTCAAAGCAGCTATTGGCACTGGCCAAAGGACGTGTTATCTTGTATACTACATTTATCACATTGAGTATTTGACAATCTGCATCAAGCAGtcgaaaaaaataatacattgtaCGGGTAATATGAAACGGCAGGAAACAAATGACAAATACTGTAAGGACTACAACAATGGTTTTGATAGATTTCTTCTTGTAAGAGGAAACTGTCCTGCGAGAGCCATTTTCTAGTGGTTTCATTAATTCTCTAGTCATGAGTCCATAGCAGACAGCAATGACAAGGCAGGGCACACCAAACAGAAGGCTCATAACAGCCGTACTGTATATAACATAGTTCTGAAACTCCTGAGGTTGTGTCGTGTCATGACATAGCGTGCCATTACCCCTGGGGCTGAGAGTGACAAAAATAAGATTAGGCACTAGACAGGCACTGACTGACAGCCATACCCCAGCACACAGCAGATGAGCATATCGAGCCTTCATTCTCTGCAAAGTTAAAAGCGGGTGACAGACACCCATGTAGCGGTGAACACTGATACAGGTGAGAAACAGGATACTGCAGTACAAGTTTGTGTAGAAGAGGAAGCGGACAGTCTTGCACAAAGGCTCCCCAAAGGGCCAGTTGTTATGATCAGCATAGTAATAGATCAGTGTGGGCAGTGACAGCAGATACAATGTGTCAGATAGGGCTAGATTAAACATGTAAACCGTTGTAGAGCTCCATGGGCGCATCTTAGCAAAGAAACTCCATATGGCGGTAAGGTTTAATGGCAGACCTAGAAGAAGGACTGCACTGTAAGACACTGGTAGCAAAAAATACTTAAATTCCTCATCGAAGACACATAAGTTGTCTGTCTGATTAGCTTCATTCTGTGGGAAGGTGGATGGGTCGGTGGTAGTGGTGTAGAAATTATTCATGATATCAATTTGAGGTGGAGAATATTTTCATGACAAACTCAGAATGTACTTGTCCTGAAATAGAAAGAGAAAATTTCAATTCAATTTAGGAGTATTGTACACGTGGTCGGACTGAGGTTCCTTGGCGCCCAGCCCCTATATCACCAATAAAGTCTAAtatttgttaaataaaaaaaatagacccaAGTGTCAAGTGACTGGCTTCACAGGGGGTCCAAATGTTTATTTTCACCTTTGGGGCCTACTACAGTATGCATGCTTGAGTCCACCGAAtggtcctctggtactctggtgggccagtccaacactGATTGTACATGTATTAAAATGAAGCCAAAGGGAATTTAAATATTATTCTCTGTTATTGGCCACTAATTTTAGGAATAGGTTACACATCCAATACGCCAGATAAATCGGTGATGGAAAAATGTCTTCTAAGCAACTACCAAGTCATCTGTGATCACCTTTTACAATTAAATGGGGACATTTTAGTTCGTACCACTACATATTATTCAAATTGGCAAAAAGTACAATCCAGGCCTTTAGACAGGACCCTGTTTTGTACTCTTTGTAACAGTTTACATCttatgtagtatatatagtgtgcACCATTGTTCTTATAAAGGATCTTCCAGGTttgcgatattgatgacctatccccagggtaGGCCacgaatatcagattggtgggtgtccaacacacagcacccctgtcgatcagctgttctcAGCAGTTGCCCAACTCTGGAAaaaacacagtggatggagcactACACAACTGTCCAAAAGATAtaatatgtatataatgtgtTTGTGTTTATAATCCACATTCACAACTACAGTATAATCAGTGTAGGACTACTATATAGTACAATTAGCACAACCAAAGATGCTCCACAGCAAAACATGCTCTATAGAGATAATGAACTAGCAGGGGCTGCACGGAGGCGTGAGACCATGTAGTTCTAGAGCAGGAAACACAGTCTGTATGTGAGGGGAATTTGTGATGTACGGTATGTCATTTATGATCAGTACAAGTAATGTTAATTTAAAGAGAGCGTATCAACTGACATATGCTGCTCCAAGAGCAGGATAATGATAGAGGGAGAGAAGCCGAGCTTCCGGATATGTAAATGTGTGGAGTAGAATTTCTCAGTAAATCATGACAGGACTCCTAGGGGAAACAGTGAAAACCATATACATACTGACACAGGTAGAGCTGCCATTACCCCTGTGCGGGCAGGGTAATCAGGACTCTCACCTTCTCTCCTCGGAGTCCTGTCGGGATTTATTTAGAACTCTTGCTCTAAAACATATAACCCTATATATCACGGGGCTGAATTTCTCTCCCTGTATCACATCCTGCTCTCGGATGGGGTGCATTtagcaaaactggtgcaaaggaaaactggcttagttgcccatagcaaccaatcagattccacctttcatttttcagaactcctttgtaaaatgaaagggTCAAACTGattgtttctatgggcaactaagccagttttcctttgcaccagttttgataaatcttccccttatCTTTACAGGATAGAGCTATGCTTAAATTTATACTCCACTGTGTATTTGGGAAATATGTTTGCTCTGCCGCCTCCCATCATCCAATTCTTTTTGCTCTTAACATTACACTTTGCATAAATCTATGGAGAACATGTCTAAATGAAGGCGTTGCTCCAATACCTGATGTTGAAGTGCAATACAAGCATTATGCATGTTGTGAATGatgtcctgtaaaaaaaacacctCATTTCTCCCAATACATAATAGTAGAAATGTTCTGGAAATAAGAACATATTTCAGAAACGGAGCAGCTGTTGCTGATTTACACCCCATACAAGTTCATCCACAGCTGGATGTTCTGGATGTTCCTTCCCAGACGGACAAGGATGTTTGCCCATTGTTCTATGTGTACAGCAGAGCCCAGCATTTCCAGCCAAGAACGTACTGGAAATATGACAATCTATCAGCCCAATGTGAAATGTTATGCAGAGCCAGATGGGCACAGCTGTGGAGATTAGCCGCGGTGCTTGTAAGGGACAAACTGGTTGCAAGAGACaaaaatctccacagtaaaagctaaTACCCACCAGGCCAAAGCCTGTAGAGCAATGGGCTTCTTATTATGGGGAGGAGAAGGCCTCTATACATAGACAGTCCAGAGGAACATATTGCaagtttctttcttttctttcagaCAAAAAACTCTGTTTGTATCTTCATTTGAAATCAGAAACATACAGGGGTACAAGGGAGGCCTCTTTTACTTCTATGTTAGCCTTATTATTACTCTGTATGACGGTGACCGGCATAACACGGCCATATGTtatgagcccttagactgcagGTGATGCTGCTGAAATTCTACTGGTACCATTACACCAACCCATTACATCAACCATTACATCTGCTGTGCTCCACTGTTACCATACTCAAACAGAGGGACCATGCATTTCTGGCCAGATCTGAGCCAAGGACAGGGCATATTCTCAGAATTAGTGTTGTCAAATTGGTGACTCCCACTCATTACTGTTTGAGGACTCCAATTGATGTGCCATAGCGAGCAATGAAGGAAACTCCATTTACAGTCAACTTGAAAGGGAGCCTACACATCACTGATAAGGATATACTAATCTTCTTAGTTTATCTGACAAAAACAACTATTACAGATGAAGATGAAGGACTGTAGTCCATTGAAATGCAATGACGTTGGCCTACAAACCCAACAAAAGCACTGAATACACCTTACATTTCTGGTTCATATAAATGACAGCAGTCTAGTAGAGATTTGCTCAGCTTCATACATGTATGGAGGCAGCAATAATACCTGCTTGCTTCTGCTAGAATCAGAAAATAAATCCATCCTGTCTGATTTATGTATTCTCAGTACGCTCAAGGGTATCTGACAACTAAAGATGGAGGAATATGGAAAGTCAAGTCAGCCATCAGCgcagaggtgtgatggaatatgtATAACATATAAATAATAGTGTCAGACAGTGCTCTCTTTATAGATGGGTAACATGTGCACATCCTATATAGTGTGAAGCCATCTGCAAATCATGCTGAGCGGTGACCCGAGGCACAGATAGTGCTCTAGTGCCCACAAGCCTTAGTTACTTCACCACATCACTGATTAAACCCCATATGATGCGCGATAATAAGTAATATAGCATTTGCTTACAACAGAATCCATATTTCTCCCACATTGCCCTCCcccattccaaaatgtcactga
The Bufo bufo chromosome 8, aBufBuf1.1, whole genome shotgun sequence genome window above contains:
- the P2RY4 gene encoding P2Y purinoceptor 4, which gives rise to MNNFYTTTTDPSTFPQNEANQTDNLCVFDEEFKYFLLPVSYSAVLLLGLPLNLTAIWSFFAKMRPWSSTTVYMFNLALSDTLYLLSLPTLIYYYADHNNWPFGEPLCKTVRFLFYTNLYCSILFLTCISVHRYMGVCHPLLTLQRMKARYAHLLCAGVWLSVSACLVPNLIFVTLSPRGNGTLCHDTTQPQEFQNYVIYSTAVMSLLFGVPCLVIAVCYGLMTRELMKPLENGSRRTVSSYKKKSIKTIVVVLTVFVICFLPFHITRTMYYFFRLLDADCQILNVINVVYKITRPLASANSCFDPILYFLACDNYQRKLTLMLTKLSCACLRRVPASLSGPPPHRKRSNLAVISAEDAKANGSLGNLLVVKEEKGQVTDTEERTTVQRNKDDQNSTEYMKRLGINKNQRDNTGKDIESRTYAVLTTAGANESDLRKDGKECIESIYVIQCQEINAEIDWKLPQRKSEREKSNGECRGCKSFKRVRSLEEPNDKALEDNSYEVDSSSSWNLLDSIHQETQCVWSNSNEDTAVEGTPQSLSKM